The bacterium (Candidatus Blackallbacteria) CG13_big_fil_rev_8_21_14_2_50_49_14 nucleotide sequence GCCATCGGCATTTTGGGCTTTGATTCTGAGTTGTTGGGGCTGACCTTTAAAAAAGATTTGAATACTGCGTCCGCTGAAAACATCGGGCAAAGCTGTCGGCACCCGCTCTTGGAGTTCGCCTGCTTCGGTACTGAGTTCCAACTGGGTCAGCACGGGGTCGCCAATTTCCTGGGCGATGCCACGCAGGGCTGTGGTCAGCCCCTCGCCAGGAATTACAAAGTGGGCGGTTCCTCCCCCCAGGGCAGCCAGACGGTTGAGCAGTCCCGCATTGACGGCGGTATCGATGCCGACCGCAAAGACCCGGCAATCGCCCAACCCCTTTTGCAGGCGCTTGAGAACGGCAGATTCATCGCCAATCTGGCCATCGGTCAAGAGAACGACCACACGCTGGGCGAGACTTTCTTCCCGTTTTTGCAAAGCCTGAAGTGCGGCTTTCAGTGCCATCTCCAGCTCTGTGCCACCTCTTGCAGTCAGCGCTTGCAGAAAGCGCTGGCCTTCGTCCTGGCCGGCAGGATCTGCTGCCAGAAAGAGGGCCTGATTATCTTGCAACTTGGGGTGAAACCAATCCAGACGGTCATCGAAGGCCAGAATTGCATAGCGATCGCTGGGGCCCAGGGTTTCGAGCAGCAGACTGCAGGCTTGACTGGCCGAGGTCATTTTTAAACCTTCCATTGATCCTGAACGATCCACGACAAAGACCACTTCACGCGGCACGGGAGGCAGGTTTCGGGCTGGGGCTGTGACTTGCAGCAGTGAAAAACAGCCCTGTTCGGTCTGGGTTGTGAGCAGACTGGGTTTGAGCTGGGCTTCTGCCAGCCGCCAGCGCAAAATAAAATCACGGTTCAGGCGTTCGTTGGTTTTGGCGAGTTCGATGCGCAATCCCTGTGCTTTGAAGTGGGTTTGGGTGGCATGCTGACTGCAAACCAATTCAGAAATTTCCTCAGCCAGCAATTGCACTGAAAGGCTGAAATGGGTTTGGGGATCAAATCCCGGAGCCAGCAAGGGGGGGCTGATACGGGAGGCATCAGGGATCCTGTCACTATCCGTGGCTGTTCCTGCGCCGTGGGCTCCATTTTCAATCGCTTCGCCGGGCAGGTAGCGGGGAGCTGTCACCAGGGGCAGGCGCAGTTCACACAGGCCTTGCTCACTGAGCGGGAGCACCTGGGCATAGCGCAGTTCAATTTCCAGGCTTTCGCCGGGCATTAAATTGCCCAGGCTGAGGGTAAAAATTTCTTCTCTTTCCTGTTCCAGCAGACCGGCCCGACGCCCTTCTGAGAGCGCCTGTTGGTAGTTCTGACGGGCTTGCTGACGTTCTTGGGTTTCGGCAAGAATGACCCGCTCACCGGCTTTGAGGCGGAAGGAGCTGACAGCGGCTCCCCCCGGCAGGGGAAAGATATAGACGGCTTCCAGGGGCTGACTGAGGTTGTTTTCAAAGATCTGTTTGATCTGCACCTGGGCGATCTGGGCCCCGACCTGGGCTTCAATTTCAACGCCCGCCAGGGGCAAAACCCGTTTTTTTTCTTGCGCGATCACTTCTAAACTGCCAAAATGCAGGTTTTTTTCCTGGGTTTCAAAAAGGGGGATAGTCAGGCTCATGGCATCTCGTCTCCTTCTGCGGTTGAGGTTTTATCTGTGGCCAAGGTCTCCAGAATCTGTCGAATCTCTTCAAGCAGATGTTCTGGGTTTTGAGCGCGCCAATCGGCACTCAGTTTCAGGCTGAACCCTGGTTCTACAGGGATTTCGAGCCAGTTCAGAGCCTGAATTTTGCGTTGTGGGGTTTGTTTCAGGCTTTCGAGCAAATTTTGAATTTGGGCTTGATCCAGGCCAAAAATCTGGGCTTGAATCTGTGCCAGAGAATAACCCGCTGCCTGTAAGGCCTTGATCAGACTGGCCTGAAGCAGGTGTTTTTCCTGGTAACGGGCCTGGCGCTTTTCAATCAGCGGTGGATCGAGCAAGCCCAGGCTGGTGTAGTAGCGAAGCGTGCGACCGTCGGGGCGGGCCGCGATGCGGCGGTCATGAACCTGTCCCAGCAGATTGAGGCTGGCCAGTTTGGCCTCCACGGCTTCTGCAAGTTCTTCGAGGGTCCACGCATGCTTGTTCATGACAGTATAATATAAAATTACTGTAATACTGTCAAGTTGAGTTTTGGCTTTCAAAAGAGTAAAATGCTCACAGATCTTTACGCATCAGGAAAACATCATGTCAATTTTCCCTTTGTTTTTTCGCTCAGCCCTGAGCTTGGGCTTGCTCTTGGGGTCGATGGGGACTCTGGCTTCCGCTTCTTTGGCGCACAAGCCCCAGCCCTTGGTGATCGCCCACCGTGGGGCCTGTGGCCTGTTTCCAGAGCATACGCTGGCGGCCTACCGTGAAGCGATTCAGGAAGGTGCAGATTTTATCGAACCCGATGTGGTATCAACGAAAGACGGTGTTTTGGTTGTGCGTCATGAAAACAATCTGGTGGATACCACCGATGTCGCCGTCAAATTCCCCAAGCGCAAGCGCACGAAAACCATCGATGGCCAGGCTGTCACGGGCTGGTTCAGTGAAGATTTTACCCTCAAAGAACTGAAAACCCTATGGGCGAAACAACGTTTCGATTTTCGCCCCCAGCAGGAAAATGGCAAATACGAAATTCCGACCCTTGAAGAGGTTTTGCAGTTGCTGAAAAATCACCAGCTGAAAACCGGGATGCGGATTGGGGTTTACCCTGAAACCAAGCATCCCAGTTATTTTAAAAAGCTGGGCCTGCCGCTTGAAGATCGTCTCTTGGGCCTGCTCAAACGTTATGGTTATGAAACAGCTTCTGACCCCGTTTTTATTCAATCCTTTGAAGTTGAAAATCTTCAGCAATTGAATCAAAAGACCTCGATTCGGCTGATTCAATTGGTGGAGTCTGAAGGTCAACCTGCGGATTTTGGCCTGCGCAAAGACAAACGCACTTACAGCGATTTACTCAGCCCCGAAGGTTTGCGATTTGTTTCAAGCTATGCCAATGGCCTGGGCCCTCCCAAACAAATTTTGGTCAAGCCCCAGGGGGATCGTTTGGTCAGTACTGGCTTGCTTGAGCTGGCCCACCGTCATGGGCTGGCTGTTCATCCCTGGACTTTTCGCAATGAGAGCCAGTTTTTAGCGCCCCAGTTCAAACAGGACCCAGCTGCCGAATATGCTTTTTATTATCAATTGGGTGTAGATGGCGTTTTCAGCGAGTTTCCTGACTTGGCACGAAAGGGTCTGAAACAGGAGCAGCCTTAAAAGAAGCGGGCTGAAAACCTGCCGGTTTGGGGCCTCAAAATAGGGTAAACTGAATAGCAATGGCAGATTTCAACCTTTTTTCTGACGATGAGCAGGATTCGACTCAGCTGCTGGAGAGCACTCCAGCCCCTGATCCGCTGGTGCAATTGAGTTCGCTTGAAGAACTTGAAAAAACCTTTATTTTTCAATCCGATGAAACGGCTTGTCTGGATCAGGACGATGAAGCCTATGCTTATGCTACCCAGAGCCGTCAGCGCTACGATATGGTCGTGATGGTCGGCGAAGGGGCCAT carries:
- a CDS encoding glycerophosphodiester phosphodiesterase, whose translation is MGTLASASLAHKPQPLVIAHRGACGLFPEHTLAAYREAIQEGADFIEPDVVSTKDGVLVVRHENNLVDTTDVAVKFPKRKRTKTIDGQAVTGWFSEDFTLKELKTLWAKQRFDFRPQQENGKYEIPTLEEVLQLLKNHQLKTGMRIGVYPETKHPSYFKKLGLPLEDRLLGLLKRYGYETASDPVFIQSFEVENLQQLNQKTSIRLIQLVESEGQPADFGLRKDKRTYSDLLSPEGLRFVSSYANGLGPPKQILVKPQGDRLVSTGLLELAHRHGLAVHPWTFRNESQFLAPQFKQDPAAEYAFYYQLGVDGVFSEFPDLARKGLKQEQP